caACGGATTATCAAAAAGAATATAACGAAATAAGAGTATAGAGACAAAAATGACCCTTTTTGTTAAAATGATACTATGTGTTACgtaatttttagaaagaacactttatttataaaatattaaaattgtcaaatataaaaataatactgCGTAAAATGTATTAATAAAATCCAAGATATTAGTATCAactaaaatttatgtattacCAAAATTACTATATAAGAAATGTTTTGTAAATAAAcattttttccccaaaaaataatgtatcacgtattattatttaatatacatcaaataaaataccaatgaatataagaaaaaaataaaataagaaaaaaaataatacctTCACAGTTGGCAAGCAGTAAATTGACACGTCAACAAGTAGGTCCCGCGTTGTCACGTTCATTTCGTACGAAGCAAGATAAAGAGATTATTTTTGATAACTTATCGAAATAACATTTCTAACACGAAtcgaaaaatgaaatgaagaaaatatagaaGCCATAACAAAATACTATAGAAAACATTTTATCTCATTTCAAAATACTCCTTAAATACTATAGATTAATTTAGTATTCCGAAGACAAAATATCATGagtaaaatatcataataaaataatctcaagTGCAAAAATAACATGTACTATTATCAAAGGATTAAAAAAGTCGAGTAATACTACAATTACTAGTATAGATAGATAAACGAGACATCACGCTACTACCTACTAATCTATTACATTAATTTGTCTCCtccatagtttttttttatctaaactCGTGCGTTGAATAATTAAACTATATTATATTCCGTCTAACCGATACTTCTCTAATCTATCTAGTTTTACCTTTAGAGAAACCATCCGTAGTCATCTACTCTCATCTCACACCTCCATGCTAAGACATTTTTACACTTTTCTcgttatttatttgaataatttcaatattattttttgtatcttGTCCTTCACCAAAATTACTATatcttattttgaatattttaatttttatcctaTATCTATCGTAAATTAAATATCGttacataaattattaaatatcaattattaagaaatcttttttattttataaaataagatGCTTTTCatggtaaaatattttttaataaaaaaaaacattttctcaTTTCAAAATGCTCCTTAAATACCGTCAACTTCCACATGGTCATTCGGGCAGCTCAACATTCCTGACCGTATTTTCCGGTCAGTTCTCCGATTTTGCTTTTCTCGGTCTTCGATTTTATTGCAAGAAAAAAGGCAAAGAGCGCCgataattcataaattttatttatatattttcactttttcaattatttttaaaaaaaaataatatatttttttaaattatcattaatttgtaaaatttaGATAGAACTAAagttttaagtaatttttttcgCTAATTTTAATCTCgataattacataaattttgaagatattgagaaaaataaatttgtaaaaaaaatagataagtaATACGAGATAGAATGACAGATATAATTGAGGATAACGAAAtgttaaagaaaaaatgaataagtaatATAAGACAAATCGACTAAACATGAATTTAGAACATATTAAGAAAAGTGAAAGTGAATAAGTAATATGAGACGGATGAAAGGATTAATGATATGCTTTTATTATAATACCCCACACAAACATATATTCCATAttagatataaatatatactatggtgaaatgttatatatttttatatctatatttatgtataaataaaataatatttcttttgtattttttttttccttttttactttttcctaTTGTGAGAAGCCAAGAACTGGTCAGCACTCAGAATATTTGAGTCTTTTGTTGAGATTTCAATATCTTTGAGGGAGCAGACATTTTTGGGGGTTGCACTTTTTTTGAAGTGGGATTATCTGATTACAGCTTAGCTTCCACAGTGTTTGGTGCTTCCAAGTTTATTGCTTTGTAAGGTCAAGACAACAAAGCATGTGATCTGAAGCAAAGTTTAGCTCTTTTTGGGACTttgaatgtcatattatctttgattttttttcagttGGGTCTGAGCTATTTTATCTGTTTTATGCTTTTAATCATCTGGGGTTTGTTGAAAAATTGAGTCTTGGAGAAGTGGGGTGgatatttttttggaaattttctgTTGCCCCTTTGTGTATTTCCTTCTTTTTGAGTGAATTTAGGGAAGTGGGgttttgattatttgtttgattttaggGGTTTTTGGTGATTTTAAGGTGAAGGGTAGAGAAAAGTTGACATTTTTGTGGAGTTGAGGAGGTTGATGAGGGTGGGTGGGAGGGAGGTGGGGTTGTTGGTGGGGTTTTCATGAtatttgagtttgattttaGGTATTGCAAAATATGGGATTAGGTGGTGATGGTGAAAAGGGGGAGTCTTGGGATGTAGAGAAATCAAAGGGAAAGAAGAAAGAGGTTGTTGAAGAGGAAACTGGATGTTGGACTAAGTTGTGGTTTATTGGTAGCTGTATCTCTTCAAGATCTAAAGTTGATAGCTCCATAAGTGGCATCAGTACTCATTGTGGTAACTCTTTGCTCATTTTGAATAAAAGTTGCATGAAAAATGTTATGATTTGAAAGTCTAATTGCTTTCTGTTCTATGGATTCTTTGGAAAAATTTGCTTTATAGTACCAAGGACATGTCTTATTATGTCTAGTGTTTTGGTTATTGAAGTGTTAGTCTAATGCTTTTATCTACTGATAAATTGAGGTGGAAAGTTGGCTTGCACATATTTCTTGTACCGGTACTAGTTGATGATGTTAACTCAAAAGGGTAATAATGGGGGCactctaaaaaatttaaagatggaAGCTGAATTTGGAAAATTGCCAGAGGCCTTTTCTCAGTAACACTAGGAATCTTAAACATCCGTTTGCAAAGGCACATTTTTTGTTAGGGTGATAATGTCAGTATTCATATCAAAATGTTAGTGCAAGCTAATTCCTGTCGCTGTGGTTGGGTTTTCTTTACTTATATGTTTGCATGTGTATGGCCTAATTTGATATCCAAAAATTAACAATTAACTTGTATAATGTGAAGCTGAAAGAGCCACTTAATTTGCGATCACCTAAACAATACTGTTCTTGTATATACCATCCCCATCCTTATTCTCTATGAATATGACTCCTGCAAGGGTAGCAATTATCTCACAAATGAGAGAACTTTGAGCTGACTTTAGGGTTGATTTAGCACCCTTCTTGTCCTAGTCCTTGGTTTCTGTCTTTTGGTGTTCATGCGGGTCTTTCCAAGTTAGTGATTGCTAACGCTAGTTCCACTGTATGAGGACAGTATTTTGGTTGCAACGGAAGTTAATATCTCCCCTTTTTGGGTTGCTTGCTTCAGTAATGCAAATTTGTTTGTGGATGTTAAATTGTTGAACTGTTGTCTTCTTATAATTATCACCTGATGAGATTACTTTCGAGGATTGAGTTAGGTTCATGGTCGGTTTTCTTATCATGGCATCAGCGACACACCTTCAccgtttttgtttttttccaaTGTTGGGCACCCATGTTATGTCCATGCTACAAAGTCCAGTTCTTGGCATTAGGCGGTTGTCGTCCCTTTGTATGGTCTTATATAGTATTCACCGATTGAGCTAGTTTTTAAGGTTGAGTTAGGTTCAATGTCCTTTTTCTTTGATCACATGAACTATCTTAGGAGAATCAAccaaatatttttacaaaataactATCCAATTGAAGTCATAGATCTCTTGACATGATAACATATCAATAAATAATTGATGACCTTGTGGACTTATTTTCTGCTGGAGTACTTGTGAACTTGTAGCTCTTATTATGCCAACTAGCATCGTGTATGCATTTTGTTTGTAGTTGTTTGAACCCTTCTCTTTTTGTAACTAACATTTTATTAATCACCAAGGATGAATTATGCAACGGCATAGCAAAACTATCACAATTACTATCTAATTGATATCAGAAATAAGTAGCAGAAAAAAGCAATAAGCCATTAGAAGAAAAGCTGTTGAATCTTTGCCCTGTTTAAACGTtttgttttaggaaaaaacaGTTATAACTtcttatgttttcattcaagaTAAATATGCCTTTGTTCTAACTTCTTGCATTGCTTTAGCAGAAAGTAAATCTACAAATGACACAAGCAGAGACCAACCTGTTGCACCAATTATCTCATCTACGACTACCAGCAATGCAGAAAGTAATTCATCCACCTCCAAACTTGAAGAGGAGCTTAAAGTTTCTTCTCGGCTTCGAAAATTCGCATTTAACGATTTGAAGTTGGCAACAAGAAACTTCAGACCAGAGTCCCTTCTTGGTGAAGGGGGTTTCGGATGTGTCTTCAAGGGGTGGATCGAAGAGAATGGCACAGCACCTGTTAAACCAGGGACAGGACTTACTGTTGCTGTGAAAACACTAAATCATGATGGACTTCAGGGTCACAAAGAATGGCTGGTTTGCAGctctcttcttttatttattaaaccTTAATTCTGTgtttatcttctttttctttttactttcatttttgGTTTGCATTAAGTGTTGTCCATTTGGCAGGCTGAAGTTAATTTCCTGGGTGATCTTGTTCACCCTAATTTGGTTAAACTGATTGGTTACTGCATTGAAGATGATCAGAGACTGTTAGTTTATGAATTTATGCCTCGAGGAAGCTTGGAAAATCATCTTTTCAGGAGTATGTAACCGactcttcatttttgtattcttGAACATATTTGCTTCTGAtcaatctttgaaaaagaaaaaaacattgttAGTGGATCTTCGAGTAATATGTTTTGTCCATATTATTGAGCATTTTCTGAATACACTAGCTAATCTTGCAAGAGTAAGTGGGAACACCAACTATTAACATGCATATTGCTTGTATCATCTGTTAGCGTTGCTTTAGTTCCATAAGGTCTCTTCCTGCGGAATAGAACTTGGGTTCTCTCTAAGCTCTATAGCAGCATGCGataaatctattttttaataGAGGATTTACTATGATGTATGCAACTAAGCCttgtaaatttttgaaatcCAAAATGGTATATGGATATCCCCATTAGCAAGGCAACCATTGATTTGATGCAGGATTTACTCATTGTTTATTCCCAGATTGAAGTGATGTCGGATTTACATAGAAGTGTTAGTTGGGTTGTTAGATTTTCTTGTATGTGTTAATGCTAGATTAAAGCCATGGGCAGCTCGAGGACCTATGTGATATATGATTTAAGGAAGAAACTTTATAGTTTGCCTTTGTTATTTGCTTCTGGAAACTTATCATTTCTGTTAGTCCATCATTACATTTGGTAGGTTTAATTACCATGTTGCAAGACAGCAAGAAGAATATGTCTCGGTTGATTTAGTAGGATAAAGAAGCTTGAATGAAGATTTTTTATCGTTTTCTAGAATTTCTTCCCATAAAATGGTAGAGAAATCTTTCACTGGGATTTACATGTAGCACTTATGTGAGGTCACTTATTTGATTTGAAGCACTTTTTGCCATTTTGGGCATGTCATGGACAATGCCTCAGTCAGTTTTGGATTTCTTATAGCTGGTCTAAATAGGAAGATTCAAAAGCTTTGGAatactttctcaaaaaaaaggCTTTGGGATACTATCGCAATCTGTCACTTGGACAATTTTTGGATGGGAAAAAAAGAGTAGAGTTTTCGAAGGCAAACATAGCAACATACATGCCGTTAAacaaaattgtatattttgctAGCTTTTTGGTGCAACCTGGCCATTGTAAAATGGAGTGGATACCATGATATGATTAAGGCCTTGCAGACTTTTGTAATTTTCAGTGCTGTTTATACATTTATAGCAACTGTCTCACTAATGTCATTGACTCCTATAATAACCTTCAAACAGATTACTGCCATAAACCTAGTCATATGCCCAAAAGAGATGTGCTTTTCATGTAATATACTAATATATCTGTAGAAGTATTCACATCTCTAACTTGTTTTGTACACCTGACCTACCAAAGAgatctattaatttttttagttagcGGGTATATCCTACCTTTCTGAGAGGATTATATGATTGTATCACCTACACGCTCTTGATTATGACCATCCCTTTTATGTTAATTGACTCAAGGTAGCACGGTATTCAATTTAGGGATGTGATCAAGTATTCTAAACCCTCAATTGAGTAGGACCCTGGAGTGGTTTGAAGTGATTGTGCTGCTCTTTCTCTTGTTTTGCTTTTCctctttaaaacatttcaatGGTGTATCAAGTCAAATGTGGTTCTTTAGAGTATTAACTGCCTGCAAACCAAGTACAAATAATGCCTAAATAGTGAGATGCACTAGAGGCTCCTCCTTTGAAATATGTTTCAGTTCTAAGCAATAATCATGATAAGTGATGATGTTTGTTGTATATAACTGAGCTCACAACTCAAGGTTCAACTTCAGTTTTTTGGGGAGATTGTAATACTATGAGCTCGGCCCTGAGCCCAGGCATCATGATTCTCTACTACACACAATACATAATGCACTGACTTCAATTTCTATGTAGCCATGGGCTGGAAAGATGAAAGTGAAATTGTGTGTTGGGGATGATGTTTCATGGGGAAGATAAATGATACTATCATACTTATATTTCCTGGTTTCTCTTTTTTCGTGCTCATTAGAATAACCAAAAGATGAAGCTTTtataattttgcttttttccCCCTTAAGAATGCTGTCTGAATAAGTCTAGTGACAGTGCACTACTCTTCTGAAATTTTAGTGCCATTCATTATGTTACTATATTGTACTTTCTGCAGAAAATCTTTATGTTCAACATAGTCTCTGCTAATAAAGCTTTTATGTGCAGGATCCATGCCTCTTCCTTGGTCTATCCGCATGAAGATTGCTCTGGGTGCTGCAAAAGGTCTTGCTTTTCTTCACGAGGAAGCAGAAAGACCAGTAATATATCGTGATTTCAAAACATCCAACATTCTACTAGATGCGGTATGTTTGAATACATTGGAAAAAAGAAAGACGTTTCCCctttgagtttttttatttctaaatactCTTCTCTCAGGATTACAATGCCAAACTTTCTGATTTTGGTCTTGCCAAAGATGGTCCTGAGGGTGATAAGACACATGTTTCTACTCGTGTCATGGGAACGTATGGTTATGCAGCCCCTGAGTATGTGATGACAGGTAGGGCTGAGATCTCGTAATTCCTACATTAGTTACCCTTTTGGTCGATTCCAGTTTATCTGTATTATGTGGCACTTCAAGTCTAATCTAGTTGGAGACTATTCTGCTCAAAAGACCACTTTCCTTGATTAGTTCACTCCagtttatttatattatgtgGCACTTCAAGTCTAATCTAGTTGGAGACTATTCTGCTCAAAACACCAAACTTGCTTTGAAAACCTTTCTGTACAACTCCATAACCTGAGTACAGACTCACAGTTAAAGAGTTTtcaatatgtttgttatttgtTGAGTAAAACTTTCATTGGATGGCTGATAAGTACCTCTCTTACTGATTGTAATTTGTCCTACTCATTTGTCTCAGGGCATCTAACGTCAAAGAGTGACGTCTACAGTTTTGGTGTAGTTCTCCTTGAAATGATAACAGGTAGGAGATCGATGGACAAGAACCGACCAAATGGGGAACACAACCTTGTTGAATGGGCACGGCCTCATCTTGGTGAAAGAAGAAGGTTTTACAGATTGGTAGATCCTAGACTTGAAGGtcatttttcaataaaaggTGCTCAGAAAGCTGCACAGTTGGCTGCTCGTTGCCTTAGTCGTGATCCCAAAGTTAGGCCTATGATGAGTGAAGTGGTTGAAGCCTTGAAGCCATTACCAAATCTTAAAGACATGGCCAGCTCATCCTACTATTTCCAGACAATGCAAGCAGACCGAGTTGGATCAAGTCCAAGTACCAAAAATGGCGTTAGGACACAGGGATCATTCTCGAGGAATGGACAACAACATCCTAGAAGTCTTTCGATCCCAAATGGTTCTCATGCTTCTCCATACCATCAGCAGTTTCCTCAGAACTCACCAAAACCAAACGGCAAAACATAGTATTATTGGATTGACAAGTAATCTGTTTCTATCATTCTTTTCGTTTTCTCTCCAGCTATGAATATATTTTGTTGGCCACCTCCCGTTTTGTCGTTGGATGAACTGGCAAAAGGGAAGGAGTGCACAATTAACTTAAGTTGTGATCTTTGAAAATGCTGAACTCCCTCTTGAAAAGAATGTATTGTAAGCGGAGCTCAAGTCCATGGAGTAAATATTGTGTCGAATGTACCTCTCCTTCAGCTGATTTTCGCAAATATTCCTATTTTCGGCCTATATTTTGATCTTGTTCCTTTTAGGCCTGAAAACGTTTAATGtttgttcatatatttttcaacCTTACATATCAATATTTGACTCTTGCCATAAGTTTGGGATAACTTACAAAATTTTAACATTTTCTCATAACATCATATGATTTT
The window above is part of the Solanum pennellii chromosome 5, SPENNV200 genome. Proteins encoded here:
- the LOC107019826 gene encoding probable serine/threonine-protein kinase PIX7 isoform X2 — its product is MGLGGDGEKGESWDVEKSKGKKKEVVEEETGCWTKLWFIGSCISSRSKVDSSISGISTHCESKSTNDTSRDQPVAPIISSTTTSNAESNSSTSKLEEELKVSSRLRKFAFNDLKLATRNFRPESLLGEGGFGCVFKGWIEENGTAPVKPGTGLTVAVKTLNHDGLQGHKEWLAEVNFLGDLVHPNLVKLIGYCIEDDQRLLVYEFMPRGSLENHLFRRSMPLPWSIRMKIALGAAKGLAFLHEEAERPVIYRDFKTSNILLDADYNAKLSDFGLAKDGPEGDKTHVSTRVMGTYGYAAPEYVMTGHLTSKSDVYSFGVVLLEMITGRRSMDKNRPNGEHNLVEWARPHLGERRRFYRLVDPRLEGHFSIKGAQKAAQLAARCLSRDPKVRPMMSEVVEALKPLPNLKDMASSSYYFQTMQADRVGSSPSTKNGVRTQGSFSRNGQQHPRSLSIPNGSHASPYHQQFPQNSPKPNGKT
- the LOC107019826 gene encoding probable serine/threonine-protein kinase PIX7 isoform X1, producing the protein MGLGGDGEKGESWDVEKSKGKKKEVVEEETGCWTKLWFIGSCISSRSKVDSSISGISTHCAESKSTNDTSRDQPVAPIISSTTTSNAESNSSTSKLEEELKVSSRLRKFAFNDLKLATRNFRPESLLGEGGFGCVFKGWIEENGTAPVKPGTGLTVAVKTLNHDGLQGHKEWLAEVNFLGDLVHPNLVKLIGYCIEDDQRLLVYEFMPRGSLENHLFRRSMPLPWSIRMKIALGAAKGLAFLHEEAERPVIYRDFKTSNILLDADYNAKLSDFGLAKDGPEGDKTHVSTRVMGTYGYAAPEYVMTGHLTSKSDVYSFGVVLLEMITGRRSMDKNRPNGEHNLVEWARPHLGERRRFYRLVDPRLEGHFSIKGAQKAAQLAARCLSRDPKVRPMMSEVVEALKPLPNLKDMASSSYYFQTMQADRVGSSPSTKNGVRTQGSFSRNGQQHPRSLSIPNGSHASPYHQQFPQNSPKPNGKT